The following coding sequences lie in one Chitinispirillales bacterium genomic window:
- a CDS encoding DUF3089 domain-containing protein encodes MEADTDLIFSDTDYSNERNWLRLGGNLDKKADIFVVYPTLVFTSNVCDAPFVRLESESMRSAAKSWLFGIDDIISPQANVFSPFYRQLNGVMLTKYPAREMFLHTNQTPRDDIFTAFDYYLTEINKGERPFVLFGHSQGSQLVMELATVFLGSEKYGGYNKNHIITYAIGSPFTQREICKNINLKFSSRKDDTGVIVSWNGATVNEAALGKYENFLSWKDGVLVANPVSWETNENPESVFVSSITLSERTIEINTDIVVKAEKEKGVLIIDADETKFPNTPPAVSKFHTSEILFFADSIKRNIKDRIDAFAGKNQN; translated from the coding sequence GATACAGACTTGATTTTTAGCGATACAGATTATTCAAATGAGCGAAATTGGCTGCGTTTGGGCGGTAATCTTGACAAAAAAGCCGATATTTTTGTAGTTTATCCGACTCTTGTATTCACCTCAAACGTTTGTGACGCGCCGTTTGTGCGCTTAGAAAGCGAATCTATGCGTTCGGCGGCGAAATCCTGGCTGTTTGGAATTGATGACATTATTTCACCGCAGGCAAACGTTTTTTCTCCTTTCTATAGACAGCTAAACGGAGTAATGCTTACAAAATATCCCGCGCGGGAAATGTTTTTGCACACGAATCAAACGCCGCGGGACGATATTTTTACCGCGTTTGATTACTATTTAACCGAAATAAACAAAGGGGAGCGCCCGTTCGTCCTTTTTGGACATTCGCAAGGCAGTCAATTGGTTATGGAACTCGCTACCGTATTTTTGGGCAGCGAAAAATACGGCGGTTACAACAAAAACCACATTATAACATACGCGATAGGAAGTCCGTTTACTCAAAGGGAAATCTGCAAGAATATAAACCTCAAATTTTCATCTCGAAAGGACGATACGGGCGTTATAGTTTCGTGGAACGGTGCGACTGTAAACGAAGCGGCTTTGGGAAAATACGAAAATTTTTTAAGTTGGAAAGACGGCGTCCTGGTTGCAAATCCGGTTTCGTGGGAAACAAACGAAAATCCTGAGTCCGTATTTGTTTCGTCGATTACTCTGTCGGAAAGAACTATTGAAATAAATACCGATATCGTAGTTAAAGCGGAAAAAGAGAAAGGCGTTTTAATTATTGACGCGGATGAAACGAAATTCCCGAATACGCCGCCAGCCGTAAGCAAATTTCATACGAGCGAGATTTTGTTTTTTGCCGATTCCATAAAACGGAACATAAAGGACAGAATAGACGCTTTTGCCGGAAAAAATCAGAATTAA